The following DNA comes from Leptospira stimsonii.
GAACGAACTCGTCACGAATTCTTTGAAATACGCTTTTCAAAACGAGAAACAGGGAAAGATATCGGTTAGACTCAGAACCGATGCAGGCGAATCCATTCTGGAAGTCAGCGACGACGGAGTGGGAATGCCGGAAAACTTTGATCTTTCCAAATCGGAATCCCTCGGTTTGAGACTCGTCGAAATTCTCTCCAGACAACTTCGGGGTAAGTCTATGTTTTTACCTCCGATCGACGGAAAAGGAACAAGGTTTCAAGTTCAGTTTAAAGTTTAAAAACACTTGTCCTCTTGCGCTCCGATAGGGACTCTGCAACTGTCCCATGAATTTAATTTCCGTAGATAAGATCTCCAAAGAGATCGGTGATAAGGTCCTTTTTGATCAAATCAGTTTCGGTATCAACGAAGGGGAAAAGATCGGAATTCTCGGGATCAACGGTTCCGGAAAATCGACACTTCTCAAAATGCTCGCCGGATTGGATGTTCCGGATTCGGGGCAAATTCTCAAAAACAAAATTCTTCAGATCGCGGTCCTTTCTCAATCGCCGGTTTATCAACCCGAACATACGATCTTAGAACATATCTTTTCCAGCAAAAGTCCGATCCTAACGACCATCCGTACCTATGAAGACCTTTGTGAAAAACTAGGATCCGGGGATTCCGAGGTCGAAAGGGAATACGAACGAATCATGCGGGAGATGGATCGACTGGGCGCTTGGGAACTCGAGGCTTGGTTCCGATCTGTTTTGAAGGAATTGGATCTTCCCGATCTTACCTTGAAGATGAATTCTCTTTCCGGCGGAATGCTCAAGAAAGTGGCGCTTGTCCAAACACTCATGGAAGAATCGAATCTTCTCGTTTTGGACGAACCGACCAATCATCTGGATGTCGATACGATCGTTTGGCTTCAGGATTATCTGACCGAAACCAAAAAAGCGGTTCTTCTTGTGACTCACGATCGTTACTTTTTGGAAGAGGTCACCGATCGAATCATAGAACTCGAAAACGGAAATTTATTTTCCTTTCCGGGTAACTTCGGTTTCTATCTCGAAAAAAAAGCCGAGGCTGAAATCATAAAAGAAAAAACGGAACACAAAGAAAAACGTTTTCTCAAAAAGGAATTGGAATGGTTGCGAAGACAACCGAAGGCGCGGGGAACAAAACAAAAAGGAAGAACGGATCGCGCACTCGAAGTGATGAACCGGAAAAAAACGGGAAAAGAAATCGTTTTGGATTTTTCGGTTTCCGGCAGAAGACTTGGTAAAAAAATTCTTGAATTGAAAAATCTGACGAAGTCATACAAGTCTCCTTTGATCCAAGGGTTTTCTTATACGTTTAAGAACGGCGAACGAATCGGTGTCGTAGGTCCGAACGGCGCAGGTAAATCCACTTTGCTCAATCTAATCACGGGAAGAGAAACTCCCGATTCCGGAGACGTTAGCGTCGGAATGAATACGAATTTTGGTTATTTCGATCAGGTATCCCGGGAACTTTCCGGAGATATGCGTGTGATCGAATATATCAAAAAAGAATGCGGGGTTTCGGTGAAGATGAGCGACGGTTCTATTTTGAGTGCCGCAGACATGCTTGAACTTTTTCTTTTTGACGGAAGACTCCAAGCGAATTTTATCAAAAATTTATCCGGCGGAGAAAAAAGAAGACTCTATCTCGTTTCCATTCTAATGACCAATCCGAACTTTCTGATTCTGGACGAACCTACAAACGACTTGGACATACGGACCCTTTCCGTCTTGGAGGAATTTCTTTCGGAATACGGAGGTTGTATTCTGGTTGTTTCTCACGATCGTTACTTCATGGATCGAACGGTGGATTATCTCTTTGTGTTTCAAGGAAACGGAGCGATCGAAAAGTTTCCGGGAAACTATTCCGAATATTTGGAATATAAGAATTATTTAATTAAGCAGGAAGACAAAAAAAAATCGGACGGAGAATCGAAAGAATCGGAACCGGAAAAACCGAAGTCTACAAAAAAAGGACTCAACTTTCAACAAAAAAAGGAATTGGAATCCATAGAAGAGGAGATCGCGGTCTTAGAAAAAGAAGAACAGGCATTGACGAAGATTCTTCAATCTGCGACCGGAAAACCGGAGGACCTCGTCGTTTCCGGAAATCGACTCAGCGAGATCCACTCGATTCTTCCCGTCAAACTCGAACGTTGGGAAGAATTACAAAATCTACTTTAAAATAACGTCGAAGTCAGTCACGGTCCTTGAGTCCTACTGACAAACTCCGTTGAACTCATAAGCGCCGATCGAATATCCGAAGGAACCTGTAGGAACGGGGAAGGCCGGTGATACGTTCGAAGTTCTTGCAGTTCCATTCTTATCATTCTGATACAATGTCAAATAAGGTGCGTAGAGTGGATCCAAACCTCCGTAGACCGAGGTGCATGCCGAAGGTGTGGAGCCTCCGCCTAACTGGAAATAGTTCAACGGGCCAGTAGCCGGTAAAAAAAACGGAATCGCGCTAAAATTTTGCGCGTTGACGCCTGATGCGATATCTGTCGTACAAGCCGCGTTTTGAAGAGGACCGGGATTTCCTAAACAGGAAAGACCAAAATTGAACAAAGGCGTTTTTCCAAGAATCGTACAATTGAATAGGTTATTCCCTTTTACTTCCGCACTTGCTCCCGGCACCGGAGTGAAGTTCAAACAAATGGAATTGGTTGCACTTGAGTTCGCGAAGATCTGATTGTTTGCGATTTTGTGCTCGATTCCCAATCCGAGTGAACTGATCCCGAAGGAGTCTGTGGATCCGATTCCGCCGAAGATCGTATTGTGGATGATATGAAAGTTCGTAGCGTTTACGTTTAGAGTTCTGATTCCGGACGTATTAGCGGCAGTCACGACGGGTGTTCCGATCAAATGATACGAATTGACGACGTTATTCGAAATGGCTAAAGATTGAGCGACCGTCAGATTTTTTGCGAATATCCCCGTTGAAAAATCTCCGGCCGTAGAGCCAACGTGAGAATTTCCGTTGAGCCAATTCGAGTAAATCACTCCTACGCTGTTGTTGATATATATCCCTGCAGAGGCGCTGTTTCCGGATCCGCCTAGAATATAATTGTAGGAAATGTTGAGATTTGGACTGATCGAATAAGAAGCGATTCCCGAACGAACGGTTCCCACGGTGTAAGCGCTTACAGAATCTGTACCTTGAATCACGTTACCCGCAATGATCGCTTGGTTTGCGCCGGTATTCACGCCGTTTAACAGCACTCCGGTCGACCAAGGATTGTTCGGGTTCGATTTGATCGTAAACTGATTTACGAAAATGTTTGCGGTCAACGTCGCGAGAGGAGGTCCGATAAAGATCGCGGCACAAGTCGTTCCTTCCCCCGCTCCACAATTTCCAAAAGGAGAAATATCCTGGATAGTGCTCGGAAAAGAATTTGAGTTTCTTTGGGTGAACGTAGAGTTGAACGCACCCA
Coding sequences within:
- a CDS encoding ABC-F family ATP-binding cassette domain-containing protein; amino-acid sequence: MNLISVDKISKEIGDKVLFDQISFGINEGEKIGILGINGSGKSTLLKMLAGLDVPDSGQILKNKILQIAVLSQSPVYQPEHTILEHIFSSKSPILTTIRTYEDLCEKLGSGDSEVEREYERIMREMDRLGAWELEAWFRSVLKELDLPDLTLKMNSLSGGMLKKVALVQTLMEESNLLVLDEPTNHLDVDTIVWLQDYLTETKKAVLLVTHDRYFLEEVTDRIIELENGNLFSFPGNFGFYLEKKAEAEIIKEKTEHKEKRFLKKELEWLRRQPKARGTKQKGRTDRALEVMNRKKTGKEIVLDFSVSGRRLGKKILELKNLTKSYKSPLIQGFSYTFKNGERIGVVGPNGAGKSTLLNLITGRETPDSGDVSVGMNTNFGYFDQVSRELSGDMRVIEYIKKECGVSVKMSDGSILSAADMLELFLFDGRLQANFIKNLSGGEKRRLYLVSILMTNPNFLILDEPTNDLDIRTLSVLEEFLSEYGGCILVVSHDRYFMDRTVDYLFVFQGNGAIEKFPGNYSEYLEYKNYLIKQEDKKKSDGESKESEPEKPKSTKKGLNFQQKKELESIEEEIAVLEKEEQALTKILQSATGKPEDLVVSGNRLSEIHSILPVKLERWEELQNLL